The proteins below are encoded in one region of Streptomyces sp. NBC_00490:
- a CDS encoding dihydrofolate reductase family protein — MSHPYVLLSAAVSLDGYLDDTGPDRLLLSSPADFDRVDEVRASVDAILVGAGTIRADNPRLLVNSPERRAARVAAGKPEYPLKVTVSGSGDLDPDAKFWHTGGDKVVYTTDKGAERARAAGLAADVVCLGADLDWPGLLADLWARGVRRLMVEGGGKIHTQLLQQGLADELQLVLAPLFVGDATAPRLFGPGAYQGGRLRLVESRQIEDVVLMRYEPTAPGSRAADRHWLRLACELAALCPPSRTAFSVGAVVVAADGTELARGHSREGGDPVVHAEEAALAKIDSGDPRLASATVYSSLEPCAQRASRLAPCARLILEAGVRRVVTAWREPDTFVEGADGSGLLAAAGVSVVVLPEFEEQAKRPNLPLLG, encoded by the coding sequence ATGTCTCACCCGTACGTCCTCCTCTCCGCGGCCGTCTCCCTCGACGGCTACCTGGACGACACCGGCCCCGACCGCCTGCTCCTCTCCAGCCCGGCCGACTTCGACCGCGTCGACGAGGTCCGCGCCTCGGTCGACGCGATCCTCGTCGGCGCCGGCACGATCCGCGCCGACAACCCCCGTCTGCTCGTCAACTCCCCCGAGCGGCGCGCGGCCCGCGTGGCGGCGGGCAAGCCGGAGTACCCCCTCAAGGTCACGGTCAGCGGCTCGGGCGACCTGGACCCCGACGCGAAGTTCTGGCACACCGGCGGCGACAAGGTCGTCTATACGACGGACAAGGGCGCGGAGCGGGCCCGTGCGGCGGGTCTGGCGGCCGATGTGGTCTGCCTGGGCGCCGACCTGGACTGGCCCGGCCTCCTGGCGGACCTGTGGGCCCGGGGGGTGCGACGCCTCATGGTCGAGGGCGGCGGCAAGATCCACACCCAGCTCCTCCAGCAGGGCCTGGCGGACGAGCTCCAACTGGTCCTGGCCCCCCTCTTCGTCGGCGACGCGACCGCCCCCCGCCTCTTCGGACCCGGCGCCTACCAGGGCGGACGCCTGCGCCTGGTCGAGTCCCGGCAGATCGAGGACGTCGTCCTCATGCGCTACGAGCCCACCGCGCCCGGCTCCCGTGCCGCCGACCGCCACTGGCTCCGCCTCGCCTGCGAACTGGCCGCCCTGTGCCCGCCGTCCCGGACCGCGTTCAGCGTGGGCGCGGTGGTGGTCGCCGCCGACGGCACGGAACTCGCGCGCGGGCACTCCAGGGAGGGGGGCGACCCCGTGGTCCACGCGGAGGAGGCGGCGCTGGCGAAGATCGACTCGGGGGATCCGAGGCTGGCCTCGGCGACGGTGTACTCCAGCCTGGAGCCGTGCGCGCAGCGAGCCTCGCGCCTGGCACCGTGTGCCCGGCTGATTCTGGAGGCGGGGGTGCGGCGCGTGGTGACGGCCTGGCGGGAGCCGGACACCTTCGTGGAAGGGGCCGACGGGAGTGGGCTCCTGGCGGCCGCCGGGGTGTCCGTCGTGGTGCTGCCGGAGTTCGAGGAGCAGGCCAAGAGGCCGAATCTTCCTCTGCTGGGCTGA
- a CDS encoding DEAD/DEAH box helicase, with protein sequence MSISSSDHAVMPENGENEIVEETPEVTFATLGLPEGVVRKLTQNGVTSPFPIQAATIPDALAGKDILGRGRTGSGKTLSFGLPLLTKLSGGHTDKKKPRGIILTPTRELAMQVADALQPYGDVLGLKMKVVCGGTSMSNQMYALERGVDVLVATPGRLRDLINRGACSLANVEVAVLDEADQMSDLGFLPEVTELLDQIPGGGQRMLFSATMENEISTLVKRYLTDPVTHEVDSAQGNVTTMSHHILIVKPKDKAPVTAAIASRKGRTIIFVRTQLGADRIAEQLVEAGVKADALHGGMTQGARTRVLADFKDGYVNALVATDVAARGIHVDGIDLVLNVDPAGDHKDYLHRAGRTARAGRTGTVVSLSLPHQRRQIFRLMEDAGVDAGRHIIQGGAAFDPEVAEITGARSMTEVQAESAGNAAQQAEREVVSLTKQLERAQRRASELREESDRLVARAARERGEDPEAAVAEAQAAVAAEAEAASVPEQPVAQQAERTEGSSSYERRDRRDNDRGGFRRDDRRDDRGGRSFERRDNDRGGFRRDDRPADRGGRSFERRDDRGGFNRDRDDRGGRSFERRDNDRGGFRRDDRPADRPAGRSFERRDDRGGFNRDRDDRGGRSFERRDNDRGGFRRDDRPADRPAGRSFERRDERGGHRGSDRPFNRDRRDDRPGFRSGGHDRPGFRRDDHRGTGTGTGSGSGSGSSFGRRDDKPRWKRNG encoded by the coding sequence ATGTCCATTTCCAGTTCTGATCACGCCGTCATGCCCGAGAACGGCGAGAACGAGATCGTCGAGGAGACCCCCGAGGTCACCTTCGCGACTCTCGGTCTCCCCGAGGGCGTCGTGCGCAAGCTCACGCAGAACGGCGTGACCTCCCCCTTCCCGATCCAGGCCGCGACCATCCCGGACGCCCTGGCCGGCAAGGACATCCTCGGCCGTGGCCGCACCGGCTCCGGCAAGACCCTCTCCTTCGGTCTGCCGCTGCTGACGAAGCTGTCCGGCGGCCACACCGACAAGAAGAAGCCCCGCGGCATCATCCTCACGCCGACGCGTGAGCTCGCGATGCAGGTCGCGGACGCCCTCCAGCCCTACGGCGACGTCCTCGGCCTGAAGATGAAGGTCGTCTGCGGCGGCACGTCGATGAGCAACCAGATGTACGCCCTGGAGCGCGGTGTCGACGTCCTCGTCGCCACCCCGGGCCGGCTGCGTGACCTCATCAACCGCGGCGCCTGCTCCCTGGCCAACGTCGAGGTCGCCGTCCTCGACGAGGCCGACCAGATGTCGGACCTGGGCTTCCTGCCCGAGGTCACCGAGCTGCTCGACCAGATCCCGGGCGGCGGCCAGCGCATGCTGTTCTCGGCCACGATGGAGAACGAGATCTCCACGCTGGTCAAGCGCTACCTGACCGACCCGGTCACGCACGAGGTCGACAGCGCCCAGGGCAACGTCACGACGATGTCGCACCACATCCTCATCGTGAAGCCCAAGGACAAGGCGCCGGTCACCGCGGCCATCGCCTCCCGCAAGGGCCGCACGATCATCTTCGTCCGCACCCAGCTGGGCGCCGACCGTATCGCCGAGCAGCTCGTCGAGGCCGGTGTGAAGGCCGACGCGCTGCACGGCGGCATGACGCAGGGTGCCCGTACCCGCGTCCTGGCCGACTTCAAGGACGGCTACGTCAACGCGCTGGTCGCCACCGACGTCGCCGCGCGCGGTATCCACGTCGACGGCATCGACCTGGTGCTCAACGTGGACCCGGCCGGTGACCACAAGGACTACCTGCACCGCGCCGGCCGTACGGCCCGCGCCGGCCGCACCGGCACCGTCGTGTCGCTGTCCCTGCCGCACCAGCGCCGCCAGATCTTCCGCCTCATGGAGGACGCGGGCGTCGACGCCGGGCGTCACATCATCCAGGGCGGCGCCGCCTTCGACCCCGAGGTCGCCGAGATCACCGGCGCCCGGTCGATGACCGAGGTCCAGGCCGAGTCTGCGGGCAACGCCGCGCAGCAGGCCGAGCGCGAGGTGGTCTCCCTCACCAAGCAGCTGGAGCGGGCGCAGCGCCGCGCGAGCGAGCTGCGCGAGGAGTCCGACCGTCTCGTGGCCCGTGCCGCGCGTGAGCGTGGCGAGGACCCGGAGGCCGCGGTGGCCGAGGCGCAGGCAGCGGTGGCCGCCGAGGCGGAGGCCGCGTCCGTGCCGGAGCAGCCGGTGGCGCAGCAGGCCGAGCGTACGGAGGGTTCCTCCTCGTACGAGCGTCGTGACCGTCGGGACAACGACCGTGGCGGCTTCCGTCGCGACGACCGTCGTGACGACCGTGGTGGTCGTTCCTTCGAGCGTCGGGACAACGACCGTGGCGGCTTCCGTCGCGACGACCGTCCGGCCGACCGTGGTGGTCGTTCCTTCGAGCGTCGTGACGACCGTGGTGGGTTCAACCGTGACCGTGACGACCGTGGTGGTCGTTCCTTCGAGCGTCGGGACAACGACCGTGGCGGCTTCCGTCGCGACGACCGTCCCGCCGACCGTCCGGCGGGCCGTTCCTTCGAGCGTCGTGACGACCGCGGTGGGTTCAACCGTGACCGTGACGACCGTGGTGGTCGTTCCTTCGAGCGTCGGGACAACGACCGTGGCGGCTTCCGTCGCGACGACCGTCCCGCCGACCGCCCGGCGGGCCGTTCCTTCGAGCGTCGCGACGAGCGCGGCGGCCACCGTGGCAGCGACCGTCCCTTCAACCGTGACCGCCGCGACGACCGCCCGGGCTTCCGCTCCGGCGGCCACGACCGCCCCGGCTTCCGCCGCGACGACCACCGCGGTACCGGCACCGGTACCGGTTCCGGCTCTGGTTCCGGCTCCTCCTTCGGACGCCGTGACGACAAGCCGCGCTGGAAGCGCAACGGCTGA
- a CDS encoding GTP cyclohydrolase II, with translation MTDIPAATQRSRVRVPLRFGDGYSVDSELVTFHGLADGQEHVAVVLGDPAPGTVPLVRLHSECLTGDVFGSARCDCGPQLREAVERIAERGGVLLYLRQEGRGIGLYNKLDAYALQDQGLDTYAANTALGLPEDDRDYTAAAQMLRSLGIGSLDLLSNNPDKAGQLRDLGIDVHDRVPTGVFTTAHNVRYLRAKVLQTQHTLPLGELTELSVG, from the coding sequence ATGACCGACATCCCCGCCGCAACCCAGCGCTCCCGTGTCCGCGTGCCGCTCCGCTTCGGGGACGGTTACAGCGTCGACTCCGAGCTGGTCACCTTCCACGGGCTGGCCGACGGCCAGGAGCACGTGGCGGTCGTCCTCGGCGACCCGGCCCCCGGCACCGTCCCGCTGGTGCGGCTGCACTCCGAGTGCCTCACCGGTGACGTCTTCGGCTCCGCCCGCTGCGACTGCGGCCCGCAGCTGCGCGAGGCGGTCGAGCGGATAGCCGAGCGCGGCGGCGTCCTGCTCTACCTGCGCCAGGAGGGCCGCGGCATCGGCCTCTACAACAAGCTCGACGCGTACGCCCTCCAGGACCAGGGCCTGGACACCTACGCCGCCAACACCGCGCTGGGCCTGCCCGAGGACGACCGCGACTACACGGCGGCCGCGCAGATGCTGCGGTCCCTGGGGATCGGCTCGCTGGACCTCCTCTCCAACAACCCCGACAAGGCGGGCCAGTTGCGCGACCTCGGCATCGACGTCCACGACCGGGTGCCGACCGGCGTCTTCACCACCGCCCACAACGTGCGTTACCTGCGCGCGAAGGTCCTCCAGACCCAGCACACGCTGCCGCTGGGCGAGTTGACGGAACTCAGCGTCGGCTGA
- a CDS encoding response regulator transcription factor, producing the protein MRVVIAEDNALLREGLVLLLTSAGHEVVAVVGTGPEVMPALREQRPDVAVLDVRMPPGFRDEGLRAALEAREEFPGQPVLVLSQYVEESYAAELLGGGTSGIGYLLKDRVGRVDEFLDALERVAGGGTALDPEVVTELLTRRKDTPLDSLTPRERETLALMAEGHDNATIAKTLVVTERAVHKHIGNVFLKLGLPPSDSGHRRVLAVLAYLAHTPQA; encoded by the coding sequence GTGCGTGTGGTGATCGCCGAGGACAACGCCCTGCTGCGGGAGGGTCTCGTCCTGTTGCTGACCTCGGCCGGGCACGAGGTGGTGGCCGTCGTCGGCACCGGGCCCGAGGTCATGCCGGCTCTGCGGGAACAGCGGCCGGACGTGGCCGTCCTGGATGTGCGGATGCCGCCCGGTTTCCGCGACGAGGGGCTGCGGGCCGCGCTGGAGGCCCGCGAGGAGTTCCCCGGGCAGCCGGTGCTGGTGCTCTCGCAGTACGTCGAGGAGTCCTACGCCGCCGAGCTGCTGGGCGGCGGCACCAGCGGGATCGGCTATCTGCTCAAGGACCGGGTGGGCCGGGTCGACGAGTTCCTCGACGCGCTGGAGCGGGTCGCGGGCGGCGGTACGGCCCTGGACCCCGAGGTCGTCACCGAGCTGCTGACCCGCCGCAAGGACACCCCGCTGGACTCCCTCACGCCGCGCGAGCGCGAGACCCTCGCGCTCATGGCGGAGGGCCACGACAACGCGACCATCGCCAAGACCCTGGTCGTCACCGAGCGCGCCGTCCACAAGCACATCGGCAACGTCTTCCTGAAGCTGGGCCTCCCGCCGAGCGACAGCGGCCACCGCCGGGTCCTGGCCGTGCTGGCGTACCTGGCGCACACACCTCAGGCATAG
- a CDS encoding metallopeptidase family protein, whose amino-acid sequence MLEMTREAFEELVSQALDRIPPELTRVMDNVAVFVEDEPPADDPELLGLYEGTPLTDRGEWYAGVLPDRISIYMGPTLRFCETQDDVVHEVAVTVIHEIAHHFGIDDERLHELGWG is encoded by the coding sequence GTGCTGGAGATGACGCGCGAAGCCTTCGAAGAACTCGTGAGCCAGGCCCTGGACCGGATCCCGCCCGAGCTGACCCGGGTCATGGACAACGTCGCCGTGTTCGTCGAGGACGAACCCCCCGCCGACGACCCCGAACTGCTGGGCCTCTACGAAGGCACCCCGCTCACCGACCGCGGCGAGTGGTACGCCGGCGTGCTCCCCGACCGCATCTCGATCTACATGGGCCCGACCCTGCGCTTCTGCGAGACCCAGGACGACGTGGTGCACGAGGTCGCCGTGACCGTGATCCACGAGATCGCCCACCACTTCGGCATCGACGACGAGCGGCTCCACGAGCTGGGCTGGGGCTGA
- a CDS encoding MarR family winged helix-turn-helix transcriptional regulator: MTTRWLTPKEQRAWRAYLAASHLLEDALDRQLQQDAGMPHLYYSILANLSEAPERRMRMTDLAEGLKITRPRLTYAVNRLEKDGLVGRESCRWDKRGSIAVLTAEGLAVLERAAPGHVETVRAALFDRLTAEQVGQLEEICASIADGLQGDEGTAPEDVPWRRRSSPSCS, translated from the coding sequence ATGACGACTCGCTGGCTCACTCCCAAGGAGCAGCGCGCATGGCGCGCGTACCTCGCCGCGTCGCACCTCCTCGAGGACGCGCTCGACCGGCAGCTCCAGCAGGACGCCGGCATGCCCCACCTCTATTACTCCATCCTCGCCAATCTCTCCGAGGCGCCGGAGCGGCGGATGCGCATGACCGACCTCGCCGAGGGGCTGAAGATCACGCGGCCCCGGCTGACGTACGCCGTAAACCGGCTGGAGAAGGACGGGCTGGTCGGGCGCGAGAGCTGCCGGTGGGACAAGCGCGGCAGCATCGCCGTACTGACCGCGGAGGGCTTGGCGGTGCTGGAGCGGGCGGCGCCGGGGCATGTGGAGACGGTACGCGCCGCCCTGTTCGACCGGCTCACCGCGGAGCAGGTCGGACAGCTGGAGGAGATCTGCGCGAGCATCGCCGACGGGCTCCAGGGGGACGAGGGCACCGCGCCCGAGGACGTCCCGTGGCGGCGGCGGTCCTCCCCTTCCTGCTCGTGA
- a CDS encoding alginate lyase family protein has product MRSARFRAAVALLLAPLLATACGTTDAGTRTMARALPPDAAFTHPGVLVSEAQLDAVREKVTAGKQPWLKAYLDMRDSKYGAYKYQAEPYASVDCPGGERADRPAHGCVQEREDAIAAYTQALLFRVTGKQRHAVKAREIMDAWSARMRKHTEEDAGLQTGWAGATWARAAEIVRHSEGAGWPQDRVTRFQDMLRTAYLPAVTRKVPDYNGNWDLVMTDAAIGIAVFLDDHQAFDHALQRFRERVPAYFYLEKDGRVPLTPAGSGVNTPAKLTTYWFGQKTYQDGVSQETCRNFKHVGYSIAATAHIAETAWHQGVDLYGEVKDRLKSALAFHARYQSGEPAPAWLCGGKVDRNMGPDLEVALNHLENRLGVSVPAAHRLAEETRPAGTDNLFVSWETLTHAGNPGS; this is encoded by the coding sequence ATGAGGTCAGCCCGATTCCGTGCCGCCGTCGCCCTTCTGCTCGCCCCCCTTCTCGCCACCGCCTGTGGGACCACCGACGCCGGTACCCGCACCATGGCCCGCGCGCTGCCCCCGGACGCGGCGTTCACGCACCCCGGTGTGCTGGTGAGCGAGGCCCAGCTGGACGCCGTACGGGAGAAGGTCACCGCGGGGAAGCAGCCGTGGCTGAAGGCGTACCTCGACATGAGGGACAGCAAGTACGGGGCGTACAAGTACCAGGCCGAGCCGTACGCGAGCGTGGACTGTCCCGGTGGGGAGCGCGCCGACCGGCCCGCGCACGGGTGCGTCCAGGAGCGTGAGGACGCGATCGCCGCCTATACGCAGGCGCTCCTCTTCCGCGTCACCGGCAAGCAGCGGCACGCCGTCAAGGCGCGGGAGATCATGGATGCCTGGTCGGCGAGGATGCGCAAGCACACCGAGGAGGACGCCGGGCTGCAGACCGGGTGGGCCGGGGCGACCTGGGCGCGGGCCGCGGAGATCGTGCGGCACAGCGAGGGCGCGGGATGGCCGCAGGACCGGGTCACGCGGTTCCAGGACATGCTGCGGACCGCGTATCTGCCCGCCGTCACCCGCAAGGTCCCCGACTACAACGGCAACTGGGACCTCGTGATGACCGACGCGGCCATCGGCATCGCCGTCTTCCTCGACGACCACCAGGCCTTCGACCACGCGCTCCAGCGTTTCCGGGAGCGCGTCCCCGCCTACTTCTACCTGGAGAAGGACGGGCGGGTGCCGCTCACCCCGGCCGGATCCGGGGTGAACACGCCGGCGAAACTGACGACGTACTGGTTCGGGCAGAAGACGTACCAGGACGGCGTCTCCCAGGAGACCTGCCGCAACTTCAAGCACGTCGGCTACTCCATCGCCGCCACCGCCCACATCGCCGAGACCGCCTGGCACCAGGGCGTCGACCTGTACGGCGAGGTCAAGGACCGGCTGAAGTCGGCGCTCGCCTTCCACGCCCGGTACCAGTCCGGCGAACCCGCGCCCGCGTGGCTGTGCGGCGGGAAGGTGGACCGGAACATGGGCCCGGACCTGGAGGTCGCCCTCAACCACCTGGAGAACCGCCTCGGCGTCTCCGTCCCGGCCGCCCACCGGCTCGCCGAGGAGACCCGGCCCGCCGGTACCGACAACCTGTTCGTGTCCTGGGAGACCCTGACCCACGCGGGCAACCCCGGGAGCTGA
- a CDS encoding restriction endonuclease yields MGSREFEDAVAFLCERDGCLGVRVVGGAGDLGADVVADAPDGRRVVIQCKRYGPATKVGSPDLQRFGGTCYSVHGAQVAAVVTTSVFTKPAAQYASGTGIRLVDEAALAAWATRTGPPPWGP; encoded by the coding sequence ATGGGCTCAAGGGAGTTCGAGGACGCCGTCGCGTTCCTGTGCGAGCGCGACGGCTGTCTCGGGGTCCGGGTCGTGGGAGGCGCCGGGGACCTGGGCGCCGACGTCGTCGCCGATGCCCCGGACGGGCGTCGCGTCGTCATCCAGTGCAAGCGCTACGGCCCGGCCACCAAGGTGGGCAGCCCGGATCTCCAGCGGTTCGGCGGCACTTGCTACAGCGTCCACGGCGCCCAGGTCGCCGCCGTCGTCACCACGTCCGTGTTCACCAAGCCCGCGGCCCAGTACGCGTCCGGCACCGGGATCCGCCTCGTCGACGAGGCCGCCCTCGCCGCCTGGGCCACCCGCACCGGCCCGCCGCCGTGGGGTCCGTAG
- a CDS encoding amino acid permease, translated as MTDDHIASGPSKVSGLSDEERLAQLGYTQVLARRMSAFSNYAVSFTIISVLSGCLTLYLFGMNTGGPSVMIWGWVAVGLMTLFVGLSMAEICSAYPTSAGLYFWAHKLAPSRTAAAWAWFTGWFNVLGQVAVTAGIDFGAASFLGAYLNLQFDFKVTPGRTILLFAGILVLHGLLNTFGVRIVALLNSVSVWWHVVGVAVIVGALTFVPDHHQSASFVFTEFVNNTGWGSGVYVVALGLLMAQYTFTGYDASAHMTEETHDASTAGPKGIVQSIWTSWIAGFVLLLGFTFAIQSYDGALNSSTGAPPAQILLDALGATAGKLLLLVVIGAQLFCGMASVTANSRMIYAFSRDGALPFSHIWHTVSPRTRTPVAAVWLAATGALVLGLPYLINYTAYAAVTSVAVIGLYIAYVIPTLLRLRKGEAFERGPWHLGRWSRVIGVVSVVWVVVITVLFMLPQVSPVTWETFNYAPIAVLAVLGFAAAWWLASARHWFLNPEHARTRAREAARKGAPEPVDP; from the coding sequence ATGACAGATGACCACATAGCGAGTGGGCCGTCGAAGGTCTCCGGACTCTCCGACGAGGAACGCCTCGCCCAGCTCGGCTACACGCAGGTTCTGGCCCGCCGCATGTCGGCGTTCTCCAACTACGCGGTCTCCTTCACGATCATCTCGGTGCTGTCGGGCTGTCTGACGCTGTACCTGTTCGGGATGAACACCGGCGGCCCCTCGGTGATGATCTGGGGCTGGGTCGCGGTCGGCCTGATGACGCTGTTCGTCGGGTTGTCGATGGCCGAGATCTGTTCGGCGTACCCGACGTCGGCGGGCCTGTACTTCTGGGCGCACAAGCTCGCCCCCAGCCGGACCGCGGCCGCCTGGGCGTGGTTCACGGGCTGGTTCAACGTGCTCGGCCAGGTCGCGGTGACCGCCGGCATCGACTTCGGCGCCGCGTCCTTCCTCGGCGCGTACCTGAACCTGCAGTTCGACTTCAAGGTGACACCGGGCCGGACGATCCTGCTCTTCGCGGGCATCCTCGTCCTGCACGGTCTGCTGAACACCTTCGGCGTACGCATCGTCGCCCTCCTCAACAGCGTCAGCGTGTGGTGGCACGTGGTGGGCGTGGCGGTGATCGTCGGCGCGCTGACCTTCGTACCGGACCACCACCAGTCCGCGTCCTTCGTGTTCACGGAGTTCGTCAACAACACGGGCTGGGGCAGCGGGGTCTACGTCGTCGCGCTCGGCCTGCTGATGGCCCAGTACACCTTCACCGGCTACGACGCCTCCGCCCATATGACCGAGGAGACCCACGACGCCTCGACGGCCGGCCCGAAGGGGATCGTGCAGTCGATCTGGACTTCGTGGATCGCCGGCTTCGTGCTGCTGCTCGGCTTCACCTTCGCCATCCAGTCCTACGACGGCGCGCTGAACTCCTCGACGGGCGCACCCCCGGCGCAGATCCTCCTGGACGCCCTGGGCGCGACCGCCGGCAAGCTGCTGCTGCTCGTCGTGATCGGGGCGCAGCTGTTCTGCGGGATGGCCTCGGTGACGGCCAACAGCCGCATGATCTACGCCTTTTCGCGTGACGGCGCGCTGCCCTTCTCGCACATCTGGCACACGGTCAGCCCGCGCACCCGGACGCCCGTCGCGGCCGTGTGGCTGGCGGCCACGGGGGCGCTGGTCCTGGGGCTGCCGTATCTGATCAACTACACGGCCTACGCGGCGGTGACGTCGGTGGCGGTGATCGGGCTCTACATCGCCTACGTCATCCCGACGCTGCTGCGGCTGCGCAAGGGCGAGGCCTTCGAGCGCGGGCCGTGGCATCTGGGCCGGTGGTCCCGGGTCATCGGTGTGGTGTCGGTGGTGTGGGTCGTCGTGATCACGGTCCTCTTCATGCTGCCGCAGGTCTCCCCGGTCACCTGGGAGACCTTCAACTACGCGCCGATCGCCGTCCTGGCGGTCCTGGGCTTCGCGGCGGCCTGGTGGCTGGCCTCGGCCCGGCACTGGTTCCTGAACCCCGAGCACGCGCGGACGCGGGCCCGCGAGGCGGCACGCAAGGGGGCGCCGGAACCGGTTGATCCGTGA
- a CDS encoding sensor histidine kinase — MGKTVRRAAQATGHLLLAAVMAFGMWIFICVLLITAIGTLAVVGAWLLPETVLLIRRIAGAKRQLTASWTGVRIPEAYQPLTGTVRERFRTAVKDPGTLTDFRWMVAYYLYGALLFVALPLWPVGLVVDGVRSGLLRREPVVLPLVVKVADLEADWSTALLKPSPKARLTRRVEELAATRADAIAAHGAELRRIERDLHDGAQANLVALSLRIGLAKRAYDRDPDTARKLLDEAQDQAEQALTELRNVVRGIHPPILTDRGLVGAVRALAAGSGLQVAIDDGGMDEGVRAPAAVEAAAYFVVAESLTNAAKYSGSSRADVRLVRTKRGLRVRVSDVAGCGGADETAGSGLLGMRRRVAALDGTVDVSSPVGGPTVIEVELPCVW; from the coding sequence ATGGGGAAGACCGTGCGGCGGGCCGCGCAGGCCACCGGCCACCTCCTGCTGGCCGCCGTGATGGCGTTCGGCATGTGGATCTTCATCTGCGTGCTGCTGATCACCGCCATCGGCACGCTCGCGGTGGTCGGCGCCTGGCTGCTGCCCGAGACGGTGCTGCTCATACGACGGATCGCCGGGGCCAAGCGGCAGCTGACGGCCTCGTGGACGGGCGTGCGGATCCCCGAGGCGTACCAGCCGCTGACCGGGACCGTCCGGGAGCGGTTCCGTACGGCCGTGAAGGATCCCGGCACGCTGACCGACTTCCGGTGGATGGTGGCGTACTACCTCTACGGCGCCCTGCTCTTCGTCGCGCTGCCGCTGTGGCCCGTCGGGCTCGTCGTCGACGGTGTGCGCAGCGGGCTGCTGCGCCGGGAGCCGGTCGTACTGCCGCTCGTCGTGAAGGTCGCGGATCTGGAGGCCGACTGGTCGACGGCCCTGCTCAAGCCGTCCCCGAAGGCGCGGCTGACCCGCCGGGTCGAGGAGCTGGCCGCCACCCGCGCCGACGCCATCGCCGCGCACGGCGCCGAACTCCGCCGTATCGAGCGGGACCTGCATGACGGAGCCCAGGCCAACCTCGTCGCGCTGTCCCTGCGCATCGGGCTCGCCAAGCGGGCCTACGACCGTGACCCCGACACCGCCCGCAAGCTGCTGGACGAGGCCCAGGACCAGGCCGAGCAGGCGCTGACGGAGCTGCGCAACGTCGTGCGCGGCATCCACCCGCCGATCCTGACCGACCGGGGGCTCGTGGGCGCCGTGCGCGCGCTGGCCGCCGGCAGCGGGCTCCAGGTCGCCATCGACGACGGCGGGATGGACGAGGGCGTACGGGCGCCCGCCGCCGTCGAGGCCGCCGCCTACTTCGTGGTCGCCGAATCCCTCACCAACGCCGCCAAATACAGTGGCTCGTCCCGGGCCGACGTCAGGCTCGTACGCACGAAGCGCGGACTGCGGGTGCGGGTCAGTGACGTGGCGGGCTGCGGCGGTGCCGACGAAACCGCCGGTTCCGGGTTGCTCGGCATGCGGCGCCGGGTCGCCGCGCTCGACGGGACCGTGGACGTGTCGAGCCCCGTCGGGGGGCCGACCGTGATCGAAGTGGAGCTGCCGTGCGTGTGGTGA